Proteins found in one Oryza glaberrima chromosome 4, OglaRS2, whole genome shotgun sequence genomic segment:
- the LOC127771719 gene encoding uncharacterized protein LOC127771719 translates to MAGGGVMHVLNEWAIEILLLVSFFLQLVLLFFAGFRRVGASAVLKLVVWPAYQLADFVATFTIGHLSVGHERRRLVAFWAPFLLLHLGGPDNITAYSLADNQLWKRHLVFGLVPQALGAANVIYRSFAGTTTTLLSAAMLMFAIGVLKYGERTWALKYANLSSIRSSVNVVKTPPERRVQYYPPSSLPRRDGEEADEEELLLVAHFHFHICKRAMADSSVEVDSGDYDPKIFSYGWKEMCRVVEMELSLMYDILYTKAAVMHTWFGFAIRVVSPLAVAAALGLFCLEDDLGSYRQIDVDITYALLVAAFVLETTSLCRAVGSTWIAALLQTTRWAWLRHEALCTGRWSSLRRAVASLRRLVHRDGHRYWSGTMGQFNVLHFCTRDGAAERLGAAAEKAGLGSWWNRHVNAGSIVISDEVKELVFGHIQNMLRGVDSMSTTELDAIRTTRGQRALRRHGLDGDLAASLGEEFHQSILTWHVATDIYLAVSGGDRSSPANAGDRAAAARQLTEAVRALSNYMMFLVAIRPDMLPGLVLRRLYQVTCEDMARIWRERKDTHESSSSSSSCRFIDVLSMVTRLFQLHVDDPTSASRTPERKKLAAMLRDNAYNGDQNVRSHGVFAGALLADELLLKEKERRMSSDGGGRWLLPVIFEVWVEMLLYAGNRCSRESHAKQLNSGGELITLVWLLAEHAGLYRINKPKQHFKCAEYASDMV, encoded by the coding sequence aTGGCGGGAGGAGGGGTGATGCACGTCCTGAACGAATGGGCGATCGAGATCCTGTTGCTGGTCAGCTTCTTCCTCCAGCTCGTTCTCCTCTTCTTCGCCGGGTTCCGCCGCGTGGGCGCCTCCGCCGTGCTGAAGCTGGTGGTCTGGCCGGCGTACCAGCTCGCCGACTTCGTCGCCACGTTCACCATCGGCCACCTCTCGGTCGgccacgagcggcggcggctggtggcgtTCTGGGCGCCGTTCCTGCTGCTCCACCTCGGCGGCCCGGACAACATCACTGCCTACTCCCTCGCCGACAACCAGCTCTGGAAGCGCCACCTCGTGTTCGGCCTCGTCCCCCAGGCGCTCGGCGCCGCCAACGTCATCTACCGCTCCTTcgccggcaccaccaccacgctgCTCTCGGCCGCCATGCTCATGTTCGCCATTGGCGTCCTCAAGTACGGCGAGCGGACATGGGCGCTCAAGTACGCCAACCTCAGCAGCATCCGGAGCTCCGTCAATGTCGTCAAGACGCCGCCGGAGCGTCGGGTTCAGTACtaccctccgtcgtcgctgcctcggcgtgacggcgaggaggccgacgaggaggagcttCTTCTTGTTGCTCACTTCCACTTCCATATCTGCAAGCGCGCCATGGCGGACTCGTCGGTGGAGGTGGACTCCGGCGACTACGACCCCAAGATTTTCTCCTACGGGTGGAAGGAGATGTGCCGGGTGGTGGAGATGGAGCTCTCCCTCATGTACGACATCCTCTACACCAAGGCGGCCGTGATGCACACCTGGTTCGGCTTCGCCATCCGCGTCgtctcgccgctcgccgtcgccgccgcgctcggcctGTTCTGCCTCGAGGACGACCTCGGCAGCTACCGGCAGATCGACGTCGACATCACCTACGCGCtgctggtcgccgccttcgtcctGGAGACGACTTCGCTGTGCCGGGCGGTCGGGTCGACGTGGATCGCCGCCTTGCTGCAGACCACGCGGTGGGCGTGGCTCCGCCACGAGGCCCTCTGCACCGGCCGGTGGTccagcctccgccgcgccgtcgcgtcgctcCGGCGGCTCGTCCACCGGGACGGGCACAGGTACTGGTCCGGCACCATGGGGCAGTTCAACGTGCTCCACTTCTGCAcccgcgacggcgcggcggagcggctcggcgcggcggcggagaaggccgggCTCGGGAGCTGGTGGAACAGGCACGTCAACGCCGGCAGCATCGTCATCTCCGACGAGGTCAAGGAGCTCGTGTTCGGACACATCCAGAACATGTTGAGAGGCGTGGACTCCATGTCGACCACCGAGCTCGACGCCATCAGGACAACGAGAGGCCAGCGCGCGCTCCGGCGCCACGGACtcgacggcgacctcgccgccagCCTCGGCGAGGAGTTCCACCAAAGCATCCTCACCTGGCACGTCGCCACGGACATCTACCTCGccgtcagcggcggcgaccgaTCTTCTCCAGCCAACGCCGGCgacagggcggcggcggcgcggcagctcACGGAGGCGGTCCGCGCGCTGTCCAACTACATGATGTTCCTCGTCGCCATACGCCCCGACATGCTCCCGGGCCTCGTGCTCCGGAGGCTGTACCAGGTGACATGCGAAGACATGGCCAGGATATGGCGGGAACGCAAGGACACCCACGAatcatcgtcttcttcctccagctgCCGCTTCATCGACGTCCTAAGCATGGTCACCAGGCTGTTCCAGCTGCACGTCGACGACCCGACCTCCGCCTCCAGGACGCCGGAGAGGAAGAAGCTGGCGGCGATGCTACGTGACAACGCCTACAATGGCGATCAGAATGTGAGGAGCCATGGCGTCTTCGCCGGCGCTCTGCTCGCCGACGAGCTGCTGCTGAAGGAGAAGGAGCGGCGGATGTcgtcggacggcggcggcaggtggttGTTGCCGGTGATCTTCGAGGTGTGGGTGGAGATGCTGCTGTACGCCGGCAACCGGTGCAGCAGGGAGTCGCATGCGAAGCAGCTCAACAGTGGCGGTGAGCTCATCACGCTGGTGTGGCTGTTGGCTGAACACGCTGGGCTGTATCGTATAAACAAACCTAAGCAGCATTTCAAGTGTGCTGAATATGCTAGTGATATGGTATAG